The Medicago truncatula cultivar Jemalong A17 chromosome 4, MtrunA17r5.0-ANR, whole genome shotgun sequence genome includes a region encoding these proteins:
- the LOC25493557 gene encoding pentatricopeptide repeat-containing protein At3g29230 produces MSPRMKHAWTCNTTRRRNSPEQLLSALESTTGTQHFNQIHTQLIINNLIQHPLLSTTAIKKLSSHPRTTPSSALFFDHLHHPDAFLCNTIIRSYLRSSNPSAAFHFYYHRMIAKSVPPNHYTFPLILKLCVDHGCKLEGEKGHARVVKFGFLSDLFVRNSLIRMYSVFGRIDDARLIFYESYVLDLVSYNTMIDGYVKNGGIRDARKLFDEMYERDVFSWNCMIAGYVSVGDLAAAKELFEAMPNKDVVSWNCMIDGCVRVGNVSLALEFFNQMDGVVVRNVVSWNSLLALHVRMKNYGECLRMFERMMESGEAMPNEATLVSVLTACANLGKLNLGLWVHSYIKSNEIKLDVLLETCLLTMYAKCGAMDLASDVFVEMPVKSIVSWNSMIMGYGLHGNGDKALEMFAEMEKAGQKPNEATFICVLSACSHAGMVMEGWWYFDLMRRVYKIEPKVEHYGCMVDLLARAGFVKNSEELIEKVSVKGGSAMWGALLSGCRTHLDLELAENVAKRLVELEPQDISPYILLSDVYAAQGRWDDVERVRLAMKINGLQKEAASSLVHLEDFEKDSVLNVG; encoded by the coding sequence ATGTCACCGAGAATGAAacatgcatggacatgtaacaccACACGACGGCGGAACTCGCCGGAGCAACTCTTATCCGCCCTCGAATCAACCACCGGAACCCAACACTTCAACCAAATTCACACCCAACTCATCATCAATAATCTCATTCAACATCCTCTTCTCTCCACCACCGCCATAAAAAAACTCTCCTCTCATCCACGCACCACCCCAAGCTCCGCTCTCTTCTTCGACCATCTCCACCACCCCGACGCATTTCTCTGCAACACCATCATCCGTTCTTATCTCCGCTCTTCCAATCCCTCCGCCGCTTTCCATTTCTACTATCACAGAATGATCGCCAAATCAGTCCCACCGAATCACTATACTTTTCCTCTCATTCTCAAACTCTGTGTTGATCATGGGTGTAAACTAGAAGGTGAAAAGGGTCATGCTAGAGTTGTAAAATTCGGGTTTTTATCCGATTTGTTTGTGCGAAACTCGTTGATAAGAATGTATTCTGTTTTTGGAAGAATTGATGATGCAAGGTTGATTTTTTATGAGAGTTATGtgttggatttggttagttATAATACGATGATTGATGGGTATGTGAAGAATGGAGGAATAAGGGATGCACGGAaactgtttgatgaaatgtatGAAAGGGATGTTTTTAGTTGGAATTGTATGATTGCGGGGTATGTGTCAGTTGGGGATTTGGCTGCGGCGAAAGAATTGTTTGAAGCAATGCCTAATAAAGATGTGGTGTCGTGGAATTGTATGATTGATGGGTGTGTAAGAGTTGGGAATGTTTCTCTTGCTCTTGAGTTTTTTAATCAGATGGATGGGGTTGTTGTTAGGAATGTGGTTTCGTGGAATTCGTTGTTGGCTTTACATGTAAGGATGAAGAATTATGGTGAGTGTTTGAGGATGTTTGAGAGGATGATGGAAAGTGGTGAAGCTATGCCAAATGAGGCTACTTTGGTGAGTGTACTTACTGCTTGTGCAAATTTAGGGAAGCTGAATTTGGGTTTGTGGGTTCATTCTTATATTAAGAGTAATGAGATTAAACTTGATGTTTTGCTTGAAACTTGTCTGCTAACGATGTATGCAAAATGTGGGGCTATGGATTTGGCaagtgatgtttttgttgagaTGCCGGTGAAAAGTATTGTGTCGTGGAATTCGATGATCATGGGGTATGGTTTGCATGGAAATGGGGACAAAGCTCTTGAAATGTTTGCGGAGATGGAGAAGGCAGGTCAGAAACCAAATGAGGCTACTTTTATTTGTGTGTTGTCTGCTTGTTCGCATGCCGGAATGGTCATGGAGGGTTGGTGGTACTTTGATCTCATGCGTCGTGTTTACAAGATTGAACCCAAGGTTGAGCACTATGGCTGCATGGTTGACCTCCTTGCTCGAGCTGGTTTTGTGAAGAATTCGGAAGAGCTTATAGAAAAGGTTTCTGTGAAAGGTGGATCTGCTATGTGGGGTGCTCTACTTTCTGGTTGTAGGACTCACTTGGACTTGGAGCTTGCGGAGAATGTAGCTAAAAGACTTGTTGAGTTGGAGCCTCAAGATATTAGTCCGTATATATTACTGTCAGATGTATATGCTGCTCAAGGGAGATGGGATGATGTTGAACGTGTGAGATTGGCGATGAAAATAAATGGGTTACAAAAAGAAGCAGCATCCAGCTTGGTTCATCTTGAAGATTTCGAAAAGGATAGTGTACTCAATGTTGGGTGA
- the LOC25493556 gene encoding expansin-like B1, with amino-acid sequence MALSLLCFVLIATFLFMQTLADTSCTDCFVQSHASFYPNSEENGTDTGACGFGSFGATINGGDVSAASSLYRDGVGCGACYQVRCTNSVYCSGNGVTVVLTDQGSGDNTDFILSQRAFSGMAQSKDAATSLLALGVVNIEYRRVSCSYPNKNITIKIDESSSNPHYLAFVLWFQQGKRDITAVQLCETQNFVCKLLDRDHGAVWTSTSPPSGPLTLRMLFSTEDGEDTWIVPVNNIPENWKAGDTYDSGVQVDQ; translated from the exons ATGGCACTCTCTCTTTTGTGTTTTGTTCTCATTGCCACCTTTCTTTTCATGCAAACCCTAGCAGATACTTCATGCACCGATTGTTTTGTTCAATCTCATGCATCATTTTACCCAAACTCTGAAGAAAACGGCACAGATA CTGGTGCATGTGGATTTGGTTCCTTTGGTGCTACTATTAATGGTGGGGATGTATCGGCTGCATCTAGTCTTTATCGAGATGGAGTTGGCTGTGGCGCTTGTTACCAG GTGAGGTGTACCAACAGTGTTTATTGCTCAGGCAATGGTGTCACGGTAGTTTTAACTGATCAAGGCTCAGGAGATAACACTGACTTCATTCTTAGCCAACGAGCCTTCAGTGGGATGGCTCAGAGCAAGGATGCAGCCACTTCTCTATTAGCTCTTGGTGTAGTTAATATTGAATACAGACG GGTTTCATGTAGCTACCCAAACAAAAACATTACTATTAAGATTGATGAAAGCAGCAGCAATCCTCATTACTTGGCTTTTGTCTTATGGTTTCAACAAGGAAAGAGGGACATAACTGCTGTGCAGCTCTGTGAG ACTCAGAACTTTGTCTGCAAGTTACTGGATCGGGATCATGGCGCAGTCTGGACTTCTACCTCTCCACCGAGTGGACCTCTGACTTTAAGGATGTTGTTTAGTACTGAAGATGGAGAAGATACATGGATTGTTCCTGTTAATAACATACCAGAAAACTGGAAGGCTGGAGACACGTATGACTCAGGAGTACAAGTAGACCAGTAG
- the LOC25493558 gene encoding ras-related protein RABH1b gives MAPVSALAKYKLVFLGDQSVGKTSIITRFMYDKFDNTYQATIGIDFLSKTMYLEDRTVRLQLWDTAGQERFRSLIPSYIRDSSVAVIVYDVASRQTFLNTSKWIEEVRSERGSDVIVVLVGNKTDLVEKRQVSTEEGEAKSRELNVMFIEASAKAGFNIKALFRKIAAALPGMETLSTTKQEDMVDVNLRSSTSHDSQPQSGGCSC, from the exons ATGGCGCCAGTTTCAGCTCTCGCGAAGTACAAATTGGTTTTCCTCGGCGATCAATCCGTCGGTAAAACCAGCATCATCACTCGCTTTATGTACGACAAATTCGATAACACTTATCAG GCTACAATCGGCATTGATTTTCTATCAAAAACTATGTATCTTGAAGATCGAACTGTTCGGCTGCAGTTATG GGATACTGCTGGACAGGAGAGATTTAGAAGTCTTATTCCAAGCTACATTAGGGACTCATCTGTTGCTGTCATCGTTTATGATGTTGCAA GTCGTCAGACTTTCCTAAACACATCAAAGTGGATTGAAGAGGTGCGCAGTGAGAGAGGAAGTGATGTTATTGTTGTTCTTGTTGGGAACAAAACTGACCTTGTGGAAAAGAG GCAAGTCTCCACGGAGGAAGGGGAAGCAAAGTCTCGTGAGCTAAATGTTATGTTTATTGAAGCTAGTGCCAAAGCCGGCTTCAATATAAAG GCCCTGTTTCGAAAAATTGCTGCTGCGTTACCTGGAATGGAAACACTATCAACCACAAAGCAAGAAGACATGGTTGATGTGAACCTGAGGTCTTCTACTAGCCATGACTCTCAACCTCAGTCTGGCGGATGTTCTTGCTAA
- the LOC25493555 gene encoding dynamin-related protein 1E produces the protein MDSLISLVNRIQRACTLLGDHNADYASQSLWESLPSVAVVGGQSSGKSSVLESIVGRDFLPRGSGIVTRRPLVLQLHRIEERLQEYAEFLHLPKKRFTDFSMVRKEIEDETNRVTGKSNKISPVPIHLSIYSPNVVNLTLVDLPGLTKFAVEGQPESIVQDIESLIHSYVDKPNCLILAITPANQDVATSDAIKVSRQVDPAGERTFGVLTKIDLMDKGTNALDVLEGRSYRLRNPWVGIVNRSQEDINKNVDMIAARQREREFFATNPDYAHLASKMGSEYLARLLSKHLESVIRARIPGIASFITRSVDDLEAELAHLGRPVAIDAGAQLYTILELCRAFDRVFKEHLDGGRPGGDKIYIVFDYQLPAALRKIPLDRHLSLQNVRNVISEADGYQPHLIAPEQGYRRLLESSLNYFKGPAQASVDAVHFVLKELVRKSISETEELKRFPTLRSEIAVAAIEALERFREDGKKATLRLVEMESSYITVDFFRKLPQEVSDRGGNQASSSADGHFQRIGSNVLSYVGMVSETLRNTIPKAVVHCQVREAKRSLLDHFYAQLSQKEELQLAHLLDEDSVLMEKRQQCAKRLDLYKSARDEIDAVCWSG, from the exons ATGGACTCGTTGATCTCACTCGTTAACAGAATTCAACGCGCATGCACGCTTCTCGGTGACCACAACGCCGATTATGCTTCTCAGTCTCTCTGGGAGTCTCTTCCTTCCGTCGCCGTCGTCGGCGGTCAG AGTTCTGGAAAATCGTCGGTGTTAGAGAGTATCGTTGGACGTGATTTTCTTCCCCGTGGATCAG gGATTGTGACGCGGAGGCCGTTGGTACTGCAACTGCACAGAATAGAGGAAAGGTTACAAGAGTATGCTGAGTTTCTGCACTTGCCGAAGAAACGGTTTACTGATTTCT CTATGGTTCGAAAGGAAATTGAAGATGAAACTAATAGAGTGACTGGGAAATCAAACAAGATATCTCCTGTTCCTATTCATCTAAGCATCTACTCACCAAATG TTGTCAACTTAACACTGGTAGATCTGCCTGGTTTGACAAAGTTCGCTGTAG aggGACAACCAGAAAGTATTGTTCAAGACATTGAAAGCTTGATCCACTCATATGTTGATAAG CCTAATTGCTTAATTTTGGCCATTACTCCAGCAAATCAAGATGTAGCGACATCTGATGCCATCAAGGTTTCCAGACAAGTTGACCCTGCTG GTGAACGAACATTTGGTGTGTTGACGAAGATTGATTTGATGGACAAAGGAACAAATGCTTTGGAT GTCCTTGAAGGAAGATCATATCGACTTCGTAATCCTTGGGTGGGAATTGTAAACCGTTCTCAGGAAGATATTAATAAGAACGTAGATATGATTGCAGCTCGGCAGAGAGAGCGTGAATTTTTTGCCACCAATCCTGATTACGCACACTTGGCCAGCAAAATGGGCTCAGAATATCTTGCAAGGCTACTGTCAAAG CATCTAGAGTCTGTGATCAGAGCTCGCATTCCAGGGATTGCGTCTTTCATTACTAGAAGCGTTGATGACCTTGAAGCAGAGTTGGCTCACCTTGGTCGACCAGTTGCCATTGATGCTGGG GCCCAACTGTACACTATTCTAGAATTATGCCGTGCTTTTGATCGGGTGTTTAAGGAGCATTTAGATGGAGG GCGACCAGGTGGTGACAAAATTTATATAGTTTTCGATTATCAGCTTCCTGCTGCATTGAGAAAGATTCCACTGGACCGTCATTTATCGCTGCAAAATGTGAGAAACGTTATTTCTGAGGCAGATGGATACCAACCTCATCTAATTGCTCCCGAGCAAGGTTACCGACGCCTCCTAGAGAGCTCactcaattattttaaaggTCCCGCTCAAGCATCTGTAGATGCT GTTCATTTTGTCCTGAAGGAACTCGTGAGAAAGTCAATTTCCGAAACAGAG GAATTGAAGCGCTTCCCAACTCTTCGATCTGAAATAGCAGTAGCAGCTATCGAGGCTTTAGAGAGGTTCCGTGAAGACGGAAAGAAGGCAACATTAAGACTAGTGGAAATGGAATCTTCATATATCACCGTTGATTTCTTCCGTAAACTCCCACAAGAAGTCAGCGACAGGGGAGGGAATCAGGCTTCCTCCTCTGCTGACGGACACTTCCAAAGGATTGGTTCAAACGTTTTATCTTACGTTGGGATGGTATCAGAAACATTGAGGAATACCATTCCAAAGGCTGTTGTTCATTGTCAAGTGAGGGAAGCTAAGCGATCTTTACTAGATCACTTTTACGCACAACTCAGCCAAAAAGAG GAATTGCAACTTGCTCATTTGCTGGATGAAGATTCTGTGTTGATGGAAAAGAGACAGCAATGTGCCAAGAGGCTGGATTTGTATAAGTCCGCGAGAGATGAGATTGATGCAGTTTGTTGGTCGGGATGA
- the LOC112421363 gene encoding pectinesterase inhibitor 12, producing MNRCYFCVSLYIFLLFLVMISYGTTCDTSLNLMKTRIPHDLIDETCEKCANQSVILSYSLCSTALPVIPVSHSTNLEGLAVIAMELALENVTDTLTKIEKMLGDESLDKHVLGCLRDCLGLYGDVVWTIVSSVDVFLSGNYEVSRTWMSSVMEAVSTCQEGFEEKGGVSPLTEENYNLFQLCGIALCIIHLSTPVAANVVPF from the coding sequence ATGAATAGGTGTTATTTCTGTGTTTCTctatacatttttttgttgtttcttgttATGATTTCTTATGGAACAACATGTGATACTAGTTTGAATTTGATGAAAACACGAATACCACACGATTTGATCGATGAAACGTGTGAAAAATGTGCGAACCAATCTGTGATTTTGAGCTATAGTTTATGCTCGACGGCTCTTCCGGTGATTCCGGTGAGTCATTCGACGAATCTTGAAGGGTTGGCTGTGATTGCAATGGAGTTGGCTTTGGAGAATGTGACTGACACGCTTACGAAAATTGAGAAGATGTTGGGTGATGAGAGTTTGGATAAGCATGTGTTGGGTTGTTTAAGGGATTGTTTGGGACTATATGGTGATGTGGTGTGGACGATAGTGAGTTCGGTGGATGTGTTTTTGTCGGGGAATTATGAAGTGAGTAGGACTTGGATGAGTTCGGTAATGGAAGCTGTGTCGACGTGTCAAGAAGGTTTTGAAGAGAAGGGTGGAGTTTCACCATTGACTGAGGAGAATTATAATCTCTTTCAGTTATGTGGTATTGCGCTTTGCATCATCCATTTGTCAACCCCTGTGGCTGCAAATGTGGTACCTTTTTAA